In Acidovorax sp. GBBC 1281, a single window of DNA contains:
- a CDS encoding nuclear transport factor 2 family protein: protein MTNNTQPKEHTAVLQLLHAYHEAMVAARIDVLDDLLEPGFTLTHITGYVQPRAEWLGVVRDGHFDYHHIDVKVSALSLHLAGSTAELHGRGVFDATINGMKRPWSLRFKLHLVLHDRSVWRIAHATYAAH from the coding sequence ATGACCAACAATACTCAACCCAAAGAACACACAGCAGTTCTGCAACTGCTGCACGCCTACCACGAGGCAATGGTCGCGGCTCGCATCGACGTGCTGGACGATCTGCTCGAACCCGGCTTCACGCTCACGCATATCACCGGCTACGTTCAACCGCGCGCCGAGTGGCTGGGCGTCGTGCGCGACGGGCACTTCGACTACCACCACATCGACGTGAAGGTGTCGGCGCTGTCTCTCCATCTAGCAGGATCGACAGCCGAATTGCACGGCCGAGGCGTCTTTGACGCCACGATCAACGGCATGAAGCGTCCTTGGTCACTGCGGTTTAAGCTGCATTTGGTGCTGCACGATCGCAGCGTTTGGCGTATAGCTCACGCGACCTACGCCGCCCACTGA
- a CDS encoding MFS transporter, translating into MNTESPRREKSLLLAGYAMIVIGNSIVITGLPSIRDGLGFSAAGLSWVQNSYALAFGGFMLLGARAGDLLGRCLVFMIGLGIFTAASLAIGLGTTPAWLIGSRAMRSAMGFFFYTTQYLQGVLGMRPLWAGIAFFPSMLVNFLGALAAPRIAQRFGQGTVLSGAPLLSIIGMAWLGLLSTDTPFVTGVAVPMLLVGAGIGSALASLTISGITGVAPEDAGSASGLVGVAHQLGGALGLPVMVVVYACATAPAAATSLAEAVHRIAAALGAGAVLLSMALLTVLVCITRRRPMVEPVPS; encoded by the coding sequence ATGAACACAGAGAGCCCTCGCCGCGAGAAGAGCTTGCTGCTGGCCGGCTACGCGATGATCGTGATTGGCAATTCGATCGTGATCACCGGTTTGCCTTCGATCCGCGATGGCCTTGGGTTCTCCGCTGCCGGCCTGTCGTGGGTGCAAAACTCCTACGCACTGGCCTTCGGCGGCTTCATGCTGCTGGGCGCACGCGCCGGTGACCTATTGGGCCGTTGCCTCGTCTTCATGATCGGGCTAGGCATCTTCACTGCTGCCTCGCTCGCCATCGGACTGGGGACGACACCTGCGTGGTTGATTGGCTCGCGTGCCATGCGTTCGGCAATGGGTTTTTTCTTCTACACAACCCAGTACCTGCAAGGCGTGCTTGGTATGCGGCCGCTGTGGGCGGGCATCGCGTTCTTCCCGTCGATGCTGGTAAATTTTCTCGGTGCGTTGGCGGCGCCACGAATAGCGCAGCGCTTCGGTCAGGGGACGGTGCTCAGCGGAGCGCCGTTGCTGTCGATCATCGGCATGGCGTGGCTGGGATTACTGAGCACAGACACGCCCTTCGTCACCGGCGTTGCCGTGCCGATGCTACTGGTGGGTGCTGGCATCGGCTCCGCCCTTGCGTCGCTGACGATCTCGGGCATCACGGGCGTGGCGCCCGAAGATGCAGGCTCGGCCTCGGGCTTGGTAGGCGTGGCGCATCAGCTCGGTGGCGCGCTCGGCCTGCCGGTGATGGTGGTTGTATATGCGTGTGCCACCGCACCGGCCGCAGCAACCTCCTTGGCCGAAGCCGTCCATCGCATCGCTGCTGCACTGGGCGCTGGTGCCGTGCTGCTGAGCATGGCGCTGCTTACAGTGCTGGTGTGCATCACCCGTCGACGGCCGATGGTTGAGCCAGTCCCGTCATGA
- a CDS encoding SDR family oxidoreductase, producing MRKDVVVVIGAGGIGIAIARRQGFGKTLLLADFNEKTLESAAAELRGASYAVETHPVDVSSRESVQALARAAAALGPVVQVINTAGLSPNMAPVDQILKVDLYGTAVVFDEFEHVVASGGSGLVISSMAGHMMPALPPEQDRALAYTPTEELLDLPFLQGDAIPNTLVAYMMAKRANMLRVQAAAMTWGERGARVNALSPGIIVTPLARHELESEIGDIYRGMVAESPSKRMAPPDEIAIAASFLLGSDAGFITGADLLIDGGVIAAMRAGKLPTPG from the coding sequence ATGAGAAAAGACGTAGTGGTAGTGATCGGCGCCGGTGGTATCGGCATTGCAATTGCGCGCCGGCAAGGGTTTGGCAAGACGTTGTTGCTTGCTGATTTCAACGAGAAGACGCTCGAATCCGCAGCAGCCGAATTGCGCGGCGCAAGCTATGCAGTCGAAACCCACCCCGTCGACGTTTCCTCTCGCGAATCGGTGCAGGCATTGGCAAGGGCCGCGGCAGCGCTCGGGCCCGTGGTACAGGTCATCAACACGGCGGGCCTTTCACCGAACATGGCTCCCGTCGACCAGATTCTTAAAGTCGATCTGTACGGCACAGCCGTCGTGTTTGACGAGTTTGAACACGTTGTCGCCAGCGGCGGATCGGGTCTGGTCATCTCCAGCATGGCGGGCCACATGATGCCGGCTCTTCCACCGGAGCAAGACAGAGCGCTCGCCTATACCCCCACCGAAGAACTCCTGGATCTGCCATTCTTGCAGGGAGACGCTATCCCGAACACTCTGGTCGCCTACATGATGGCTAAGCGCGCCAATATGTTGCGCGTGCAGGCTGCCGCGATGACCTGGGGCGAGCGCGGCGCACGCGTCAATGCGCTGAGCCCGGGCATCATCGTGACGCCGCTGGCACGACATGAGCTTGAGTCGGAGATCGGCGATATTTATCGCGGCATGGTGGCTGAATCCCCCTCCAAGCGCATGGCGCCACCCGATGAGATTGCGATCGCAGCGTCGTTCCTGCTCGGCTCGGACGCCGGCTTCATCACCGGCGCCGACCTGCTGATCGATGGCGGTGTGATCGCCGCCATGCGTGCTGGCAAGTTGCCTACACCAGGTTGA
- a CDS encoding LysR family transcriptional regulator, with product MARFDDLAAFAAVVRAKSFTRAAAQIGVSQSALSQTVRTLERKLDLKLLNRTTRSVSPTEAGQRLYDTVAPRFSDIETELAVLGELRGKAAGTVRISATEHAVRSVIWPRLEPWLSNYPDIRIEISSDNRFIDIVADRYDIGVRLGGDVAKDMIAVRLATDMKMAVVGSPTYFAARGMPTSPQDLTEHDCIGMRLPTHGGLMTWDFQRRGRSMTVHVSGRLIFSNGDLIVSAATTGHGLGWVPEDMILDQIANGRLVRALSDWSITYPGYHLYYASRRASPALSLVIEALRATSN from the coding sequence ATGGCGCGTTTCGACGATTTGGCCGCATTTGCTGCAGTCGTGCGTGCAAAGAGCTTCACGCGGGCGGCAGCACAAATCGGTGTGTCGCAATCGGCGTTGAGCCAAACTGTTCGTACGCTTGAGCGCAAGCTCGATCTAAAGCTGTTGAACAGAACGACGCGCAGCGTATCGCCGACTGAAGCAGGGCAGCGCTTGTACGACACAGTCGCGCCGCGTTTCTCAGACATCGAGACCGAGCTTGCCGTTCTTGGTGAGCTCCGTGGCAAGGCAGCAGGAACCGTGAGGATCTCCGCGACCGAGCACGCCGTGCGCAGCGTGATTTGGCCACGCTTAGAACCATGGCTAAGCAACTATCCTGACATTCGCATTGAGATCAGTAGCGATAATCGGTTCATTGATATCGTCGCGGACCGCTATGACATCGGTGTGCGGCTAGGTGGAGATGTGGCAAAAGACATGATTGCGGTGCGCCTGGCAACGGACATGAAGATGGCTGTTGTCGGCAGTCCGACCTACTTCGCAGCTAGGGGAATGCCGACTTCACCGCAGGATTTGACAGAGCACGACTGCATCGGAATGCGACTTCCCACGCATGGCGGGCTGATGACATGGGACTTCCAGCGTCGTGGGCGCAGCATGACCGTCCACGTTTCAGGACGTCTGATATTCAGCAACGGCGATTTGATCGTGTCAGCCGCGACAACGGGACACGGGCTTGGCTGGGTTCCCGAAGACATGATCTTAGACCAGATTGCCAACGGCAGGTTAGTTCGAGCGCTTTCAGATTGGTCTATCACTTATCCAGGCTATCACCTGTACTACGCCAGCCGCAGAGCCTCACCTGCGCTCAGTCTCGTGATCGAGGCGCTCCGCGCCACGAGCAACTAG
- a CDS encoding IS630 family transposase, translating to MPNATTRTEIALSEVERAELTSMARSRSLPAALSLRARIVLTCEGTDKASTAVAQALGISRSTVTKWRGRYARHRIAGLYDELRPGRPRTVDDERVAELITKTLHTKPADGGTHWSTRTLAADTGISKSTVARYLQTFNLKPHRADSFKLSTDPLFIEKLRDVVGLYLNPPDNALVLCVDEKSQCQALERTQPMLPMGFGYVEGVTHDYVRHGTTTLFAALNVMNGQVIAQCRPRHRHQEFLAFLRAIDKAVPDELDVHCIADNYASHKHPKVRAWLAERPRWHMHFVPTYSSWLNQVERFFSIITTRAIRRGSFTSVKDLINKIDTFIANYNQSCQPFTWTATADSILEKLARLCGRINGTGH from the coding sequence ATGCCCAATGCAACGACCCGAACAGAAATTGCGCTTAGTGAAGTGGAGCGCGCGGAACTGACGTCCATGGCGCGATCACGTTCGCTGCCAGCGGCGTTGTCGCTCAGGGCGCGCATCGTGCTGACTTGCGAAGGCACAGATAAAGCCAGCACCGCGGTTGCGCAGGCTCTGGGGATCAGTCGTAGCACTGTCACCAAGTGGCGCGGGCGCTATGCGCGCCATCGCATTGCAGGGCTTTACGACGAGTTGCGCCCGGGTCGCCCCCGCACGGTAGATGACGAGCGTGTTGCTGAGTTGATTACCAAGACGTTGCACACCAAGCCTGCTGATGGGGGTACCCACTGGAGCACCCGCACGCTGGCCGCCGATACGGGCATCAGCAAGAGCACGGTGGCGCGCTATCTGCAGACCTTCAACCTCAAGCCGCACCGGGCCGACAGCTTCAAGCTGTCGACCGATCCGCTGTTCATCGAGAAGCTGCGCGACGTTGTGGGGCTGTACCTGAACCCACCTGACAACGCGCTGGTGCTGTGCGTGGACGAGAAGAGCCAATGCCAAGCTTTGGAGCGTACGCAGCCGATGCTGCCAATGGGGTTTGGCTATGTCGAAGGTGTCACGCACGACTACGTGCGCCACGGCACCACCACCTTGTTCGCGGCCCTGAACGTGATGAATGGCCAAGTGATCGCGCAGTGCCGGCCCCGGCATCGTCATCAAGAGTTCCTTGCCTTCCTGCGCGCCATCGACAAGGCAGTGCCCGACGAACTGGATGTGCACTGCATAGCTGATAACTACGCCAGCCACAAGCATCCAAAGGTGCGCGCTTGGTTGGCCGAGCGGCCTCGCTGGCACATGCACTTCGTTCCGACCTATTCAAGCTGGCTCAATCAGGTCGAGCGCTTCTTCTCGATCATCACCACGCGGGCAATCCGCCGTGGCTCGTTCACCAGCGTGAAGGATCTGATCAACAAGATCGACACATTCATCGCGAATTACAACCAGTCCTGCCAGCCGTTTACTTGGACAGCTACAGCAGACTCCATCCTCGAAAAACTCGCCAGACTATGCGGGCGAATTAACGGGACAGGACACTAG
- the tnpA gene encoding IS66-like element accessory protein TnpA: MNDQDTPSKRRRREHSPMFKRELVARSLVPGASVAAVALQAGINSNLLFAWRRMHLSTQEQPQTPAPPQPSPMLLPVTIEAAPVAPCPSPTAAAPRQPGGTIEIDVGGARVRLRGAVDEASVRHVLQTLKALA; encoded by the coding sequence ATGAACGATCAAGACACCCCGAGCAAGCGCCGTCGGCGCGAGCACAGCCCGATGTTCAAGCGCGAGCTGGTCGCACGAAGCCTGGTGCCCGGCGCGTCAGTGGCCGCCGTCGCGCTGCAGGCCGGCATCAACTCGAACCTGCTGTTCGCATGGCGCCGGATGCACCTGAGCACGCAAGAGCAGCCCCAGACGCCAGCGCCGCCGCAGCCCTCGCCGATGTTGCTGCCCGTCACCATCGAAGCTGCTCCGGTTGCGCCATGCCCTTCACCCACGGCGGCGGCGCCTCGTCAGCCTGGCGGGACCATCGAGATCGATGTCGGCGGGGCGAGGGTGCGATTGCGCGGTGCAGTCGACGAAGCCAGCGTGCGCCATGTCCTGCAGACGCTCAAGGCGCTGGCGTGA
- the tnpB gene encoding IS66 family insertion sequence element accessory protein TnpB (TnpB, as the term is used for proteins encoded by IS66 family insertion elements, is considered an accessory protein, since TnpC, encoded by a neighboring gene, is a DDE family transposase.) has product MIGLPTSTRVWIVAGHTDMRKGFNGLSAMVQTALAANPFCGHVFVFRGRRGDMLKVLWFDGQGLLLLAKRLERGRFVWPQAQGGKVSLTPAQLSMLLEGIDWRMPMRTDQPALAA; this is encoded by the coding sequence GTGATCGGCCTTCCCACGAGCACCCGCGTCTGGATCGTTGCCGGCCACACCGACATGAGGAAGGGCTTCAACGGCCTGTCTGCGATGGTGCAGACGGCGCTGGCGGCCAACCCCTTCTGCGGTCACGTCTTCGTCTTCCGCGGCCGGCGCGGCGACATGCTCAAGGTGCTGTGGTTCGATGGCCAGGGATTGCTTCTGCTGGCCAAGCGCCTGGAGCGCGGCCGATTCGTCTGGCCGCAGGCGCAAGGCGGCAAGGTCTCGCTCACGCCGGCACAGCTCTCGATGCTGCTCGAAGGCATCGACTGGCGCATGCCGATGCGCACAGATCAGCCTGCGCTCGCAGCTTGA
- the tnpC gene encoding IS66 family transposase, translating to MPNTANAPHTVDSLLRVVQARDAEVALLKLLVDKLKVQLLRQVRARFGASSEQLDDPQIALIEGLPLHELAPVGKTPKAQAANSEGFDRSLPTHLPRENHVYRPETSDARRDAAGQACGCSACGGRLRQIGQDVSEQLEYVPSRFKVIRHVRPKLACMACESIFQAPAPSRPIARGVAGPGLLAHVLVAKYCDHQPLYRQSRIYAREGVLIERSTMAGWVGQSEKLLHPLVAALGRYVLAGSKLHADDTPVAVLSPGRGKTKTGRLWVYVRDDRSSASADAPAAWLRYSPDRKGEHPQAHLKNFKGVLQADAYAGFAKLYANGNVIEASCWAHARRPFWDLHESQGRAQGSVAEQALRRIGALYAIESDIRGRPPDERCRERQARAGPLLEELFAWLRGMLGQVCAKSELARAIGYTLTRLRSLTRYRDDGRIEIDNNAAERALRGVSLGRKNFMFMGSDAGGERAAAIYSLVETAKLNGLDPEAYLRDVLGRIADHPINRIDELLPWNIGRHAEDQRQAA from the coding sequence GTGCCGAACACCGCCAACGCACCCCACACCGTCGACTCGCTGCTGCGTGTCGTGCAGGCCCGTGACGCGGAAGTCGCCCTGCTCAAACTGCTCGTCGACAAGCTCAAGGTGCAGTTGCTGCGCCAGGTCCGCGCCCGCTTCGGCGCCTCCAGCGAGCAGTTGGACGATCCGCAGATCGCATTGATCGAAGGTCTGCCGCTGCATGAACTCGCACCGGTCGGCAAGACACCGAAGGCGCAAGCGGCCAACAGCGAAGGCTTCGACCGCAGCCTGCCCACACACCTGCCGCGGGAGAACCATGTGTACCGGCCCGAGACATCGGATGCGCGGCGCGATGCCGCCGGCCAGGCCTGCGGCTGCAGCGCATGTGGTGGTCGGCTGCGGCAGATCGGCCAGGACGTCTCGGAACAACTGGAGTACGTGCCCTCGCGCTTCAAGGTGATCCGCCACGTGCGCCCCAAGCTCGCCTGCATGGCGTGCGAATCGATCTTCCAGGCGCCAGCGCCCAGCCGGCCCATCGCACGCGGCGTGGCCGGCCCCGGGCTGCTGGCCCACGTGCTGGTCGCCAAGTATTGCGACCACCAACCGCTGTACCGCCAGAGCCGGATCTACGCACGCGAGGGCGTCCTGATCGAGCGCTCCACGATGGCTGGCTGGGTCGGCCAGAGCGAGAAGCTCTTGCACCCACTGGTCGCAGCGCTCGGGCGCTACGTGCTGGCGGGCTCCAAGCTCCACGCCGACGACACGCCAGTGGCGGTGCTCTCGCCCGGGCGGGGCAAGACCAAGACCGGGCGGCTCTGGGTCTACGTGCGTGACGATCGGTCATCTGCGAGTGCAGACGCGCCCGCGGCGTGGTTGCGTTACTCGCCCGACCGCAAGGGTGAACATCCTCAGGCGCACCTGAAGAACTTCAAGGGCGTGTTGCAGGCCGATGCGTATGCCGGCTTCGCCAAGCTCTATGCAAACGGCAACGTCATCGAGGCTTCGTGCTGGGCGCATGCGCGCAGACCATTCTGGGATCTGCACGAGAGCCAGGGGCGGGCGCAGGGCTCGGTTGCAGAACAGGCCCTTCGGCGCATCGGTGCGCTGTATGCGATCGAATCCGACATCCGCGGCCGCCCACCGGATGAGCGCTGCCGGGAGCGGCAGGCGCGAGCCGGGCCGTTGCTCGAGGAACTGTTCGCCTGGTTGCGAGGGATGCTCGGGCAGGTGTGTGCCAAGTCGGAACTCGCACGCGCCATCGGCTACACGCTCACACGGCTCCGGTCGTTGACGCGCTACCGTGACGACGGTCGCATCGAGATCGACAACAACGCCGCCGAGCGCGCGCTGCGCGGCGTGAGCCTGGGCCGCAAGAACTTCATGTTCATGGGCTCGGACGCTGGGGGCGAGCGCGCCGCGGCCATCTACAGCCTGGTGGAGACGGCCAAGCTGAACGGGCTCGACCCCGAGGCTTACCTGCGCGATGTGCTCGGGCGCATTGCGGACCATCCGATCAATCGCATCGACGAGTTGCTGCCGTGGAACATCGGCCGACACGCCGAAGACCAACGACAAGCAGCTTGA
- a CDS encoding plasmid pRiA4b ORF-3 family protein, which yields MASKVQRIKAPAAILQLHIELRGTKPKVWRRVLVPETITLAKLHLVVQAAFGWGHSHLHEFIAGDGERYGTPDPMHDEPGSITSESTRLTTALNRSTLSYVYDFGDYWDHRIKVEKKIAPMPQFVLPFCAGGACATPPEDCGGAPGYAEFVRAMANPDDPEHDNLVEWIGADTWDPLAFDSIEINDRLAAIKV from the coding sequence ATGGCGAGCAAGGTCCAACGGATCAAGGCACCAGCGGCGATCCTGCAACTGCACATTGAATTGCGCGGCACCAAGCCCAAGGTCTGGCGCCGCGTCCTGGTGCCAGAGACGATCACCCTGGCCAAGCTGCATCTTGTGGTCCAGGCTGCCTTCGGCTGGGGCCACTCGCATCTGCACGAGTTCATCGCTGGCGACGGCGAGCGCTATGGCACGCCAGACCCGATGCACGACGAGCCTGGCTCGATCACCAGCGAAAGCACGCGACTGACCACTGCCCTGAACCGGTCGACGCTGAGCTACGTCTACGACTTCGGGGACTACTGGGACCACCGCATCAAGGTCGAGAAGAAGATCGCACCGATGCCGCAGTTCGTGCTCCCGTTCTGTGCCGGCGGTGCCTGTGCAACGCCGCCGGAGGATTGCGGAGGCGCACCGGGCTATGCGGAGTTCGTGCGGGCCATGGCGAACCCTGACGATCCCGAGCACGACAACCTGGTCGAATGGATCGGTGCCGATACCTGGGACCCGTTGGCCTTCGACAGCATCGAGATCAACGACCGGCTCGCCGCGATCAAGGTCTGA
- a CDS encoding Fur family transcriptional regulator — protein sequence MRNTQLHSVSRSQDLLIKTPASAAPAEEPVQGAFFAAKVPVLQHFRAAGLRPTIARIGIYQAIAAVGRDGITANDTFQVMHHRGTQVSTSTVYRIIRDFVDHGLVSETLTRSRRALYFVTAGDRAKKKVVRLECSKTGRITAIDDADLYDRLIAAARAAGLSFEGRDIVIRA from the coding sequence GTGAGGAACACGCAGTTACATAGCGTATCCAGGTCGCAGGATCTGCTGATCAAGACTCCCGCTTCAGCTGCACCCGCCGAAGAGCCCGTACAAGGCGCATTCTTTGCCGCGAAGGTGCCAGTCCTGCAGCACTTTCGCGCTGCAGGACTGCGTCCAACCATAGCGCGCATAGGCATCTACCAAGCTATCGCGGCTGTCGGCAGGGACGGTATTACTGCAAACGATACCTTTCAAGTGATGCATCACCGAGGCACGCAGGTATCAACCAGTACGGTCTATCGGATCATTCGCGATTTCGTAGACCATGGATTGGTTTCTGAGACTCTTACCAGGAGCAGAAGGGCGCTCTACTTCGTCACGGCAGGGGATCGTGCGAAAAAGAAAGTAGTACGCCTGGAGTGCTCTAAGACAGGGCGTATCACGGCGATTGATGACGCTGATCTTTATGACCGCCTGATTGCAGCTGCGCGCGCTGCTGGTCTCAGCTTCGAGGGCCGCGACATCGTCATTCGCGCCTAA
- a CDS encoding IS5 family transposase — protein sequence MTETKNRQRSKYRTTNWKAYNAALKARGSLTMWLDEGMQWFGTPTGRRGRSRTFSDAAIQFCLSIKCLFGQPLRQALGMVQSLLRLAKLDWPVPDFSTVCRRQKTLQVELSYQRTNSPLQLLVDSTGIKFLGEGEWKRKKHGAEYRREWRKVHLGIDAQTLEIRAIEVTSNAIGDAPMLPGLLAQIPTDESIESVSADGAYDTRACLDAIAERHAMAVIPPRKNASHWKKSSPGSAHRNEAIRACQRLGRGIWKKWSGYHRRSLVETKMHCFKRLGERVIARTFDRQVVELHVRVALLNRFSQIGRPHTVSVTAVA from the coding sequence GTGACAGAGACGAAGAACAGGCAGCGGAGCAAGTACCGCACGACGAACTGGAAGGCGTACAACGCGGCGCTGAAAGCGCGAGGCTCGTTGACGATGTGGCTAGATGAGGGCATGCAGTGGTTTGGCACGCCGACCGGCAGGCGTGGACGCAGCCGAACCTTCTCGGACGCAGCAATCCAGTTCTGCCTGAGCATCAAGTGCCTGTTCGGCCAGCCCTTGCGACAGGCGCTGGGCATGGTGCAGAGCCTGCTGCGGCTGGCAAAGCTGGACTGGCCGGTACCTGACTTCAGCACTGTTTGCCGGCGCCAAAAGACCTTGCAGGTCGAACTGAGCTACCAGCGAACCAACTCGCCGCTGCAGTTGCTGGTGGACAGCACCGGCATCAAGTTCCTGGGCGAAGGAGAGTGGAAACGCAAGAAGCATGGTGCTGAATACCGGCGCGAATGGCGCAAGGTCCATCTGGGCATCGACGCGCAGACGCTGGAAATACGCGCCATCGAGGTGACCAGCAACGCCATTGGGGATGCGCCGATGTTGCCCGGGTTGCTGGCTCAGATTCCCACTGACGAATCCATCGAAAGCGTCAGTGCCGATGGCGCCTACGACACGCGCGCCTGCCTGGACGCCATTGCCGAGCGGCACGCGATGGCGGTGATCCCGCCCCGCAAGAACGCCAGCCATTGGAAGAAGTCGAGTCCGGGCTCGGCGCATCGTAATGAGGCCATTCGGGCGTGCCAGCGCCTGGGTCGCGGCATTTGGAAGAAGTGGAGCGGCTACCACCGGCGCAGCCTTGTGGAGACGAAGATGCACTGCTTCAAGCGACTGGGCGAACGGGTGATCGCGCGCACGTTCGACCGCCAGGTTGTGGAGCTGCATGTCCGCGTGGCCTTGCTCAATCGGTTCAGTCAGATCGGCCGTCCTCACACCGTGTCGGTGACTGCTGTGGCATAG
- a CDS encoding TonB-dependent receptor gives MLQMNRIQSFGVVTSPRRNVICRAIEIVAATATLSMPAASALAQAASLPIVTVNSEAEEGYAAPRSSTATKTDTPLRDTPQSISVVTKDQIRDQAAQSLAEATLYVPGIGFAQGEGNRETPIFRGISSTGDFFIDGVRDDVQYYRDLYNIERVEVFKGPNAMIFGRGATGGLINRVAKQAGWTPSLGGSVTLGSNSNRRLTADINQPINDQLAFRVNALYENSDTYRDGVWIKRSGINPTLSWRAGSKTLVTLGYEHFKDDRIADRGISNFKGVPVAVAPSTFFGNAAGSPTGTTLNAFSASVEHEFENGVSLRNRTRITDQDKFYQNVFPGAVNAAGTSVAISAYNNTTSRKSIFNQTDFSYNISAGDGLCCTNRDADARRLTA, from the coding sequence ATGCTTCAAATGAATCGAATCCAGTCTTTTGGTGTGGTTACTTCCCCGCGGCGTAACGTCATCTGCCGCGCAATTGAAATCGTTGCGGCTACAGCAACCCTGTCCATGCCTGCAGCCTCTGCGCTGGCTCAAGCCGCCTCGCTACCTATCGTGACCGTGAATAGCGAGGCAGAAGAGGGCTATGCCGCACCCCGTAGCTCAACTGCAACGAAGACTGACACGCCTTTGCGGGATACCCCTCAGTCGATTTCCGTAGTGACCAAAGATCAGATACGTGACCAAGCAGCCCAGAGCCTGGCTGAGGCGACGCTCTATGTGCCTGGCATTGGTTTTGCGCAAGGGGAAGGCAATCGCGAAACGCCCATTTTCCGTGGCATCAGTAGCACCGGGGACTTCTTCATCGACGGAGTTCGCGATGACGTCCAGTACTACCGAGATCTCTACAACATTGAGCGTGTGGAGGTCTTCAAAGGCCCTAACGCCATGATTTTTGGTCGAGGGGCCACGGGTGGTCTCATTAATCGTGTGGCGAAACAAGCCGGATGGACTCCTTCTTTGGGAGGCTCCGTAACACTTGGCTCGAATAGCAATCGCCGCCTCACGGCCGACATCAATCAGCCGATTAACGATCAGTTGGCATTCCGTGTGAACGCCTTGTACGAAAACTCTGACACTTATCGCGATGGCGTCTGGATCAAACGATCTGGCATCAACCCCACCTTGTCTTGGCGCGCGGGCTCTAAAACACTGGTGACCCTTGGATATGAGCATTTCAAGGACGATCGCATTGCCGATCGCGGCATCAGCAACTTCAAGGGCGTGCCTGTGGCGGTCGCACCCTCTACGTTCTTCGGAAATGCGGCTGGCAGTCCTACCGGAACAACGCTTAATGCCTTCAGCGCTTCGGTTGAACACGAATTCGAGAACGGCGTATCTCTTCGCAACCGCACCAGGATTACCGATCAGGACAAGTTCTATCAGAACGTCTTTCCAGGTGCAGTCAACGCGGCGGGCACATCAGTCGCGATCAGTGCATACAACAATACCACCAGCAGAAAGAGCATCTTCAATCAAACCGATTTCAGCTACAACATCAGTGCTGGCGATGGGCTTTGTTGCACAAATCGCGATGCTGATGCCCGTAGACTGACTGCGTGA